From one Aspergillus fumigatus Af293 chromosome 8, whole genome shotgun sequence genomic stretch:
- a CDS encoding signal peptidase complex subunit 2 translates to MATSEPKVPVYSINDLKSTTDDALVPYLCTLPQPYTFKQDHSKSNVRFLLGYSAVAIAAFTFYADRKLGWEATTSPWVIAAVCSYFILNTGLTFWIWAVEAGEVFRGKRESGETISIRSSVKKHSPLYKLRVQYTSPSNKILQEKEIDAPFMNWFSADGTFHPEPLRRWLSTEIEVLRLAAKETERKTGGVGSVVGVQDTKNKK, encoded by the exons ATGGCAACCTCAGAGCCCAAGGTGCCGGTTTACTCCATCAACG ATCTGAAATCAACCACAGATGATGCCCTTGTCCCGTATTTGTGTACCCTTCCTCAACCGTATACCTTTAAACAAGACCACTCTAAATCCAATGTCCGATTCCTCCTTGGCTACAGCGCAGTCGCCATCGCTGCATTCACTTTCTACGCTGATCGCAAACTTGGATGGGAAGCAACTACCTCCCCGTGGGTTATAGCAGCAGTGTGTTCATACTTTATCCTGAACACCGGCCTCACATTCTGGATATGGGCTGTTGAAGCTGGCGAGGTTTTTCGTGGCAAGCGAGAGTCGGGTGAAACG ATTTCAATTCGGTCATCTGTGAAGAAACATTCCCCTCTCTACAAGCTCCGCGTTCAGTACACGTCGCCCTCCAACAAGATTCTCCAAGAAAAGGAGATCGATGCCCCATTTATGAACTGGTTTTCCGCGGACGGAACCTTCCACCCTGAACCACTGCGACGCTGGCTTTCCACCGAGATTGAGGTGCTACGGCTTGCGGCTAAGGAAACAGAGAGGAAAACTGGCGGAGTTGGAAGTGTTGTAGGAGTGCAGGATaccaagaacaagaagtAA
- a CDS encoding ER membrane complex subunit EMC3, protein MALQGVEQTILRDPALFYWILFPITIVMILTGILRHYATVLMTTPPKPPATLAESKERLSLMRGVNLRNNAPAVLSREGFEMRKNYLISSYKSGAFLKDPSSRGQPPANPMTDPAGMEAMMGMMKGNMMMMIPQTLIMSWINAFFSGFVILKLPFPLTIRFKSMLQSGVMTRDLDVRWVSSLSWYFLNLFGLQSVFGFILGSDNAANHMAQQMASMNPGAGVNPLQPGQDPDKLYQSEAENLEVTEFFSILDGIEERVLHNYASKEIR, encoded by the exons ATGGCTTTACAAGGGGTTGAACAGACCATCCTACGGGATCCGGCTCTGTT CTATTGGATCCTGTTCCCCATCACCATTGTCATG ATATTGACAGGTATTCTTCGCCATTATGCAACGGTTTTGATGACCACCCCCCCGAAACCTCCGGCGACGCTCGCCGAATCTAAAGAGCGTCTTTCGCTTATGCGAGGAGTCAACCTGCGTAACAATGCTCCCGCGGTGCTATCGCGGGAAGGCTTCGAGATGCGAAAGAACTACCTGATCTCTTCATACAAAAGCGGTGCCTTCCTTAAAGACCCTTCCAGCCGCGGTCAGCCACCTGCGAATCCAATGACCGATCCTGCTGGCATGGAGGCCATGATGGGAATGATGAAAGGaaatatgatgatgatgatcccaCAGACCTTGATCATGAGCTGGATTAATGCATTCTTTTCGGGATTTGTTATTC TGAAACTGCCCTTCCCGCTCACAATCCGATTCAAATCAATGCTCCAATCCGGTGTCATGACCCGTGACCTGGATGTCCGATGGGTATCTAGCCTTTCGTGGTACTTCTTGAATTTGTTCGGGCTTCAATCAGTCTTTGGCTTCATCCTCGGCAGCGATAACG CTGCCAATCACATGGCTCAGCAAATGGCTAGTATGAACCCTGGCGCAGGAGTCAATCCGCTCCAACCTGGCCAGGATCCAGACAAACTGTACCAGAGTGAAGCGGAGAACTTGGAAGTCACGGAGTTCTTTAGCATTCTAGACGGGATTGAGGAGAGAGTCCTACATAACTATGCCTCAAAGGAAATTCGCTGA
- a CDS encoding MET18/MMS19 family protein, whose protein sequence is MSALQTFMLVVDHDKVEAKQIAERVAQDVEYKRTTLIEVVQSLGEYINDEDPILRGKAVSYLTAVIRALPPKYLSRQQIQVLTTFFCDRIEDGGAVTGLDTLQKLDRFNDTLAEEVAQAIFERLQDLQSRSQSQRFQVYQLLNELMSNHRAALHKMGDTSLVGIVDLMTGEKDPRNLMLVFSILKVVMIEWDISNHAETLFEAVYNYFPITFRPPPNDPYGITAQDLKDRLQDCISSTSLFAPYAVPALLDKMDSTSPNVKKDALNALTACIRSYDPDTVSKYSIQIWDVLKFEILNAQEEFLSELSLQALNSIAKRLSEGIAAISEQSPLAQFLRPITKECNEQLREPQQKQAKPAQQILNSTSSASTASFTVIVQAVVAPLLTVYQEADGLAKQRAILETLGGLFDSAIEVFGKWDSPELEPAAENALVEFKDQFSDVFGQALMGAAKEEVSFRVTALEGFLRLSILRDYFQDNEIGLFVQYLDEILLKEECAGRGDLKKKAIAALAEISKHKPRLIMDITFPAFVATLPDSDEGPNTDYITTLENLAQISVERDIFETLVRRLLSKLTILLQKERAGSIAYPRAILMTILYVMKQRNLDKDPNLELYYDKIVRGLCRGVADAATGKSTNRILNDAVVIDILGRLCNVIVRCLSKQKQDEVAQNVYTLFASSSTFTPVPFSQAANEDQQRTMIISTYLLAGLPADCAHLPYSGRDLAPLLSDLVTRSLTECEPPTHLAFLRHSALLVNKFLPRPELSVATNILNKLFSAGAEEKKVPSGTIKTIFWLSKALIIRLAPTTTEILTSLLSLLSSHDELTSTTAARGFAILLKDDDVLSADNGANIRLLAKQRVFTTLTPLISNRIREVNVAGDDSSTPAHIKPAHLTALSGILSTISPSLVMPELPTLLPLLLQSLDLQNADSQGVRAATLETLAVIIRENGVGIIEECGHVQSLVTRLLKTAAYNPTPSGSDQQAAGAGPVNGPRLRVEALRCLNLLAQTPKTDAPAVAKAGKLSPLLPVKSQVVRSLRMILDDPKRDVRKAAVDARGAWLRNVDDAPDEED, encoded by the exons ATGTCGGCCCTGCAGACGTTTATGTTGGTTGTAGACCACGATAAAGTAGAGGCTAAGCAGATTGCTGAGCGGGTTGCTCAGG ATGTGGAGTACAAAAGGACGACACTTATTGAGGTTGTACAGTCACTTGGAGAGTATATCAACGATGAGGATCCCATATTGCGAGGCAAAGCTGTCTCGTACCTCACTGCTGTGATCAGAGCACTTCCTCCGAAGTATCTATCAAGACAACAGATCCAAGTGCTCACAACGTTCTTCTGTGACCGcattgaagatggaggggcCGTTACTGGACTGGATACACTACAGAAATTGGATCGCTTTAACGATACACTAGCCGAGGAAGTAGCACAGGC TATCTTCGAGCGCCTGCAGGACTTACAGTCTCGGTCACAATCGCAAAGGTTCCAGGTATACCAATTGTTGAATGAGTTGATGTCGAATCATCGGGCCG CTCTTCACAAGATGGGAGATACATCTCTCGTCGGAATCGTTGATCTCATGACTGGAGAGAAAGATCCCCGGAATCTTATGCttgtcttctccatcttgaaGGTGGTCATGATTGAATGGGATATCTCAAACCACGCCGAG ACTCTTTTTGAAGCCGTCTATAATTACTTCCCGATTACCTTCAGACCTCCCCCAAATGATCCATACGGGATTACGGCGCAAGACCTGAAGGACCGCCTACAGGACTGTATTTCCTCTACTAGCCTTTTCGCTCCCTACGCTGTTCCTGCCCTTCTGGATAAAATGGATTCCACTTCACCAAACGTCAAG AAAGATGCTCTTAACGCATTAACTGCGTGCATCAGATCGTACGACCCAGATACTGTGTCTAAATATTCGATCCAAATATGGGACGTATTGAAATTTGAGATCCTTAATGCACAAGAGGAATTTCTCTCAGAGCTCTCCCTTCAGGCTCTAAATAGCATTGCTAAACGGTTATCCGAGGGCATTGCAGCAATATCCGAACAGTCACCACTCGCACAGTTTCTAAGGCCAATCACGAAAGAATGCAATGAGCAATTACGAGAACCCCAGCAAAAGCAGGCCAAGCCTGCACAACAGATCCTGAACTCAACATCATCTGCTTCTACAGCCTCGTTCACAGTGATTGTGCAGGCTGTTGTCGCTCCGCTGTTGACGGTTTATCAGGAGGCCGATGGGCTTGCCAAACAGAGAGCGATACTGGAAACCCTTGGGGGTCTCTTTGATTCAGCCATCGAAGTTTTTGGGAAATGGGACTCCCCTGAGCTTGAACCCGCCGCTGAAAACGCTTTGGTCGAATTTAAAGATCAGTTCTCGGACGTCTTTGGTCAAGCATTGATGGGAGCagcaaaggaagaagtcTCCTTCCGAGTGACTGCTCTTGAAGGGTTTCTACGTCTGTCCATCCTGAGAGATTACTTCCAAGATAACGAAATCGGCTTGTTTGTGCAATACTTGGATGAAATCCTATTAAAAGAAGAATGTGCGGGCCGGGGTgacttgaagaagaaagccatcGCAGCTTTGGCTGAAATATCGAAGCACAAGCCACGATTGATCATGGATATAACATTCCCTGCCTTCGTTGCTACTCTGCCCGACTCTGACGAAGGGCCAAACACCGACTATATAACGACACTTGAGAACCTTGCACAGATCAGTGTCGAAAGAGATATTTTCGAGACATTAGTCCGACGTCTACTCAGCAAGCTGACCATATTGCTTCAAAAGGAACGCGCTGGATCTATAGCATACCCTCGCGCGATTCTCATGACCATTCTGTATGTGATGAAACAGAGGAATCTGGATAAAGATCCAAACCTGGAACTCTACTATGACAAGATTGTAAGAGGCCTCTGCCGTGGTGTTGCAGACGCGGCCACAGGAAAGTCTACGAATCGGATCTTGAATGACGCAGTTGTCATTGATATTCTTGGAAGGCTCTGCAATGTCATTGTTCGGTGTCTGTCGAAGCAAAAACAAGATGAAGTTGCACAGAACGTCTACACTCTGTTTGCTAGCTCGAGTACATTTACGCCGGTGCCGTTCTCGCAAGCAGCAAATGAGGATCAACAGCGTACAATGATTATCTCAACATATCTTCTTGCAGGGCTTCCGGCAGACTGCGCACACCTCCCGTATAGCGGCCGCGACTTGGCACCTCTCCTTTCAGACCTTGTGACTCGATCATTGACGGAGTGCGAGCCACCAACCCATCTTGCGTTTCTTCGTCATTCTGCCTTGCTCGTGAACAAATTTCTTCCAAGACCCGAACTTAGCGTCGCTACGAACATATTGAACAAGCTGTTctctgctggtgctgagGAGAAAAAGGTACCTTCGGGAACAATTAAGACGATATTTTGGCTCTCGAAGGCTCTCATCATACGTCTTGCTCCAACGACCACGGAAATACTGACCTCTCTTTTGTCACTACTTTCGTCGCATGATGAGTTGACAAGTACCACTGCTGCTCGCGGCTTCGCTATTCTCCTTAAGGACGACGACGTCCTTTCAGCTGACAATGGTGCAAACATCAGACTTCTGGCAAAACAGCGTGTCTTCACGACATTGACACCCCTAATCTCGAACCGCATTCGCGAGGTCAATGTCGCAGGCGATGACTCGTCTACGCCCGCACACATAAAACCAGCACATCTCACTGCCTTATCAGGTATACTTTCAACAATTTCGCCTTCATTGGTCATGCCGGAGCTCCCGAcactgcttcctcttctcctgcaaAGCTTGGATCTGCAAAACGCAGACTCACAGGGCGTCCGTGCTGCAACACTAGAGACTCTCGCCGTAATTATCCGTGAAAATGGCGTCGGCATTATTGAGGAATGTGGCCATGTTCAAAGCTTAGTTACCCGGCTTCTGAAGACAGCTGCATACAATCCCACACCTTCTGGGTCGGACCAGCAGGCTGCCGGTGCCGGCCCTGTAAATGGACCGCGACTACGGGTTGAAGCACTCAGATGCCTGAACTTGTTGGCTCAGACCCCTAAGACAGACGCCCCAGCTGTTGCGAAAGCCGGTAAACTGTCCCCGCTTCTACCGGTGAAGAGTCAAGTGGTGCGTTCTCTGCGTATGATTCTAGATGATCCAAAACGGGATGTGCGGAAAGCTGCAGTTGACGCTCGGGGCGCCTGGCTTCGAAACGTCGATGATGCTCCTGACGAAGAGGACTGA
- a CDS encoding GPI anchored serine-threonine rich family protein: MFCLSTILATWVCLAQLGAAQMLAFTTWPTHIDHGQPATVTWLGAPDVPVTIYLRKGDATNLDHVQVLTTDAKGGSFTFVPDDSLPDGSDYALQIQQGAEENYSGLITLGDPGSKPPSPSKPPKPTENVKPQNISTPAAQDDASPHNSTDTSSDDEWETEVAKGNNAQFTNVEDMSKGSTSNFTHGKSAMAAKLETSGATIEKVYLGWILATAGLLFYVAE; encoded by the exons ATGTTTTGTTTGAGCACCATTCTGGCAACATGGGTCTGCTTGGCTCAGCTGGGCGCCGCTCAAATGTTGGCCTTTACAACGTGGCCAACCCACATCGACCATGGCCAACCGGCCACGGTGACTTGGCTGGGAGCTCCTGATGTT CCTGTCACCATTTATCTGCGTAAAGGAGATGCAACCAACCTCGACCACGTCCAGGTCCTGACTACCGATGCGAAAGGCGGATCTTTCACTTTTGTTCCCGATGACTCCTTGCCCGATGGTTCAGACTATGCCCTGCAAATCCAACAAGGCGCCGAGGAGAACTATTCAGGACTGATAACACTTGGAGACCCTGGCAGCAAGCCACCAAGTCCTTCGAAGCCCCCAAAGCCCACAGAAAATGTCAAGCCGCAGAACATCTCCACACCCGCCGCTCAGGATGACGCCTCACCCCATAACAGCACCGACACCTCATCTGACGATGAGTGGGAGACAGAGGTCGCCAAGGGTAACAATGCCCAATTCACCAATGTTGAAGATATGTCCAAGGGATCTACCTCAAACTTCACTCACGGCAAAAGCGCAATGGCGGCTAAGTTAGAAACCAGCGGTGCTACTATTGAAAAAGTGTACCTGGGCTGGATCTTGGCCACAGCAGGCCTGCTGTTCTATGTCGCCGAATAG
- the noc4 gene encoding ribosome biosynthesis protein NOC4 yields the protein MPLPTDAATGSKKRKNAKEGGVPSSKRRAVAETRSDGDMVKIQELEDQISESRKYYNNIVTLISMLNADGNEGRPNLAVAVSLCRVFSRLMALGNLTETSRAAENEKIIVAWLKERCREYQKALVSILRKADPSSQVTALTLCMRIINERATHLPGDDTQVWLSGLFKNVFEAVVEAKDGQVLRSEFLDQFAKVYEDVRYYTFVQVSDYAETKRSSEVLDVLISMLSECDNVPGAEHKFENFHTKTSKQNKKLLSVNSHKKQAQNAWLAILQNDLSHTQRKTLLRNMVYTIEPWFNRPELLMDFLTDSYNVGGATSLLALSGLFYLIREKNLDYPQFYHKLYSLLDADLLHSKHRSRFFRLMNTFLSSTHLPATLIASFIKRLSRLALNAPPTAIVVIVPFIYNLLKNHPTCTFMLHRVVRDEQTKATLEAEGMDDPFDVNEGDPTRTMAIESSLWEIETLQSHYHPNVAAIARIISEQFTKQAYNLEDFLDYTYQGMLQAELGTEDKPFKRIPVVEYHIPKRIFTDRLLEEDGGQDTAPGNFMRGLWNFA from the exons ATGCCGCTGCCTACTGACGCGGCTACAGGCTCCAAGAAGCGAAAGAACGCCaaagaaggaggagttcCTTCGTCCAAGCGCCGTGCAGTCGCTGAGACTCGGAGTGATGGAGATATGGTCAAGATCCAAGAGCTGGAAGACCAGATTTCTGAATCGCGAAAGTATTATAACAACATTGTGACACTCATTTCGATGCTCAATGCGGATGGGAATGAGGGACGGCCTAATTTGGCCGTGGCGGTGTCGCTTTGTAGAGTCTTTAGCAGATTAATGGCCCTCGGGAATCTGACCGAGACCAGTCGCGCAGCAGAGaacgagaagatcatcgtTGCTTGGCTAAAGGAGCGTTGTCGGGAATATCAAAAGGCACTGGTATCAATCCTTCGCAAAGCAGATCCTTCATCTCAG GTTACTGCCTTGACTCTATGCATGCGCATTATCAACGAACGTGCGACACATCTACCGGGCGATGATACCCAAGTCTGGCTTTCTGGTCTCTTCAAGAACGTATTTGAGGCTGTCGTCGAAGCAAAGGACGGGCAGGTGTTGAGGTCGGAATTTTTGGATCAATTCGCGAAGGTATACGAGGATGTGAGATACTACACCTTCGTGCAAGTCTC TGACTATGCAGAGACAAAAAGAAGCTCCGAAGTTCTCGACGTCCTCATATCAATGCTATCGGAATGCGACAATGTCCCTGGTGCTGAACACAAGTTTGAAAACTTCCACACCAAAACGAGCAAACAAAACAAGAAGCTCCTCTCAGTGAACTCGCACAAGAAACAGGCACAGAATGCCTGGCTGGCTATACTTCAAAACGACCTCTCTCACACTCAGCGCAAAACGCTACTGCGCAACATGGTCTACACCATAGAGCCGTGGTTCAACCGTCCCGAACTGCTCATGGACTTCCTGACAGATTCATACAACGTCGGCGGCGCGACatccctcctcgccctctctGGACTCTTCTATTTGATCCGGGAGAAGAACCTGGACTATCCCCAATTCTACCACAAACTATACTCCCTCCTCGATGCCGATCTCCTGCATTCAAAACACCGCTCTCGCTTCTTCCGGCTGATGAAcaccttcctctcctccacccACCTTCCCGCTACGCTTATTGCCAGCTTTATCAAGCGTCTCTCTCGTCTCGCGCTTAATGCACCTCCCACTGCTATCGTGGTCATCGTTCCCTTTATCTACAATCTACTCAAGAATCATCCGACGTGCACCTTCATGCTCCACCGCGTCGTCCGCGACGAGCAAACAAAGGCTACTCTCGAAGCCGAGGGCATGGATGACCCGTTCGATGTGAACGAGGGTGACCCAACTCGCACGATGGCCATTGAAAGCAGCCTATGGGAGATCGAGACGCTACAGTCCCATTACCACCCCAATGTCGCTGCGATTGCCCGGATTATCTCGGAACAGTTTACAAAACAGGCGTACAATCTTGAAGATTTCCTGGACTATACCTACCAAGGCATGCTGCAGGCAGAGCTCGGAACAGAAGACAAGCCGTTCAAGAGAATCCCTGTCGTGGAATACCATATCCCCAAGCGAATATTCACCGACCGATTACTCGAGGAAGACGGAGGTCAGGACACAGCACCTGGTAACTTCATGAGAGGCTTATGGAATTTCGCATGA
- the atp4 gene encoding F1F0 ATP synthase subunit 4, whose amino-acid sequence MASVYRTVQSPIPTSFSSVPFIHHNLQGLLIVTMASRLAKSAIGATRLRPTLPVRSVAANLTASRSASNVPAEDPKKKAQSIIDSLPGSSLVSKTAILSAAAGLSVAAISNELYVMNEETVAAFCLLSVFTAVAKYGGPVYSEWAQGQVQKHKDILNAARADHTNAVKARMDNVKELSNVVDITKQLFAVSRETAQLEAQAYELEQRTALAAEAKSVLDSWVRYESQVKQRQQRELAESVIAKIQKELENPKVLQQILQQSVADVERVMSAKAQ is encoded by the exons ATGGCTAGCGTCTATCGCACCGTCCAAAGCCCCATTCCGACCTCATTCTCGTCAGTTCCGTTCATCCATCACAATCTTCAAGGACTTCTCATCGTCACAATGGCTTCGCGTCTGGCTAAGAGCGCCATTG GTGCTACCCGGCTCCGGCCGACTCTTCCCGTGCGCAGTGTCGCTGCCAACCTGACTGCCTCTCGTTCGGCCTCCAATGTCCCTGCCGAAgaccccaagaagaaggctcaGTCGATCATCGATTCTCTTCCCGGCAGTTCCCTTGTATCTAAGACCGCTATCCTGTCCGCTGCCGCCGGTCTTTCCGTCGCCGCCATCAGCAACGAGCTTTATGTTATGAACGAGGAAACCGTTGCCGCCTTCTGCCTTCTGAGTGTCTTCACTGCCGTTGCCAAGTACGGTGGTCCTGTCTACAGTGAGTGGGCTCAGGGTCAGGTTCAGAAGCACAAGGACATCCTGAATGCTGCCCGTGCCGACCACACCAACGCTGTCAAGGCCCGCATGGACAACGTCAAGGAGCTGTCCAACGTTGTTGATATTACCAAGCAGCTCTTCGCTGTTTCCCGG GAAACCGCCCAACTTGAGGCTCAGGCTTATGAGCTCGAACAACGCACCGCTCTGGCCGCCGAGGCCAAGTCCGTCCTTGACTCGTGGGTTCGCTACGAAAGCCAGGTCAAGCAGCGCCAGCAGCGTGAGCTCGCCGAGTCCGTCATTGCCAAGATTcagaaggagcttgagaacCCCAAGGTCCTCCAGCAGATCCTTCAGCAGAGCGTTGCTGATGTTGAGC GCGTCATGTCCGCCAAGGCCCAGTAA
- a CDS encoding tetratricopeptide repeat protein — protein sequence MPLRNILHKKDKINDSGSQYPPDGPSNAVPEIKFIRSDTISHEVIDPSSFGGDVSEHKGDHGQSDLLEPSRPSSSTHRRSLNIFSRSRSPSESSEPASPSRPRGEHRLSQLLHRDRGSRSASSSSVNIPSDLPQISDDKVDEQEREAQWEKRATILAQQSPLFGSPAASLRSSPNRLETNSAGGARSRSSSHSQINDPEGDVNIQEAIRLHEAGELERSTEMFRQLADPDGLNNALSQVLYGLALRHGWGCPQDPDKAVTYLSYAAANSASIESQALQAGMKKGGAAKGELVLAIFELGNCYRNGWGVKKDPVAARQYFETAANLGDTDAMNEVAWCYLEGFGGKKDKFKAAKYYRLAEEKGNKIVGNSWIWKEKYNPK from the exons ATGCCGCTGCGCAATATCCTTCacaagaaggacaagatcaacgACTCAGGCAGTCAGTATCCGCCGGATGGACCCTCAAATGCTGTTCCCGAGATTAAATTCATTCGGTCCGATACAATTTCGCATGAGGTTATTGACCCATCGAGCTTTGGCGGTGACGTCAGTGAGCACAAAGGCGATCATGGTCAATCAGATCTCCTAGAACCGTCGCGACCATCTTCCTCGACACATCGAAGATCATTGAACATATTCAGTCGCTCGAGGTCCCCGTCTGAGTCTTCAGAACCAGCTTCGCCGAGTCGACCGCGCGGGGAACACCGGCTATCGCAATTGCTGCATCGCGATCGGGGCTCACGGAGTGCTAGCTCGAGCTCAGTCAATATCCCGTCCGATCTTCCACAGATCTCGGACGATAAAGTCGACGAGCAAGAAAGGGAAGCACAATGGGAGAAGCGCGCGACGATTCTGGCGCAACAAAGCCCGCTTTTTGGATCGCCGGCAGCATCGCTTCGTTCTTCGCCGAATAGGCTTGAGACGAATAGTGCCGGAGGAGCGCGGTCAAGGAGTTCCAGTCATAGTCAGATCAATGATCCAGAAGGCGAC GTCAATATTCAAGAGGCGATTCGTCTACATGAGGCTGGCG AGCTTGAAAGGTCGACGGAAATGTTCCGTCAACTGGCAGATCCGGACGGTTTGAACAATGCTCTCAGTCAAGTGCTCTATGGACTTGCGCTGAG ACATGGTTGGGGCTGCCCTCAAGATCCCGACAAGGCCGTGACATATCTCTCGTACGCAGCGGCGAATTCCGCATCAATAGAGTCTCAAGCACTCCAGGCAGGTATGAAAAAGGGAGGCGCTGCCAAAGGAGAGCTTGTACTAGCCATTTTCGAACTGGGAAATTGCTATCGGAATGGCTGGGGCGTCAAAAAAGACCCGGTAGCTGCCCGACAGTACTTTGAGACAGCGGCCAACCTAGGCGATACAGATGCGATGAACGAAGTCGCATGGTGCTATCTTGAAGGCTTTGGGGGCAAAAAGGACAAG TTCAAGGCTGCCAAATATTATCGACTGGctgaagaaaaagggaacaaAATAGTAGGAAATTCCTG gatctggaaggagaaataCAACCCCAAATGA